One genomic region from Spiroplasma endosymbiont of Polydrusus cervinus encodes:
- the tkt gene encoding transketolase, translating into MKKSIDTIKMLGVEAINKANSGHPGIVLGAAPMAYTLFTRHLVVNPQVDKWTNRDWFVLAAGHGSVLLYSLLHLSGFDLNIDDLRNFRQVVSITPGHPESHLTPGVDVTTGPLGQGIATAVGLALAETQLAAKYNTKKYPIYNHYTYVICGDGDLQEGVTQEAISLAGHWKLNKLIVLFDSNDVQLDNMVNVAQSENIGNRFKAANWNYLFVKDGNDVEEIDQAIIKAKKSDKPTLIEVKTIIGYGATKQGTPAVHGAPLGADIDTIRKMLKWNYKPFEVPNEVYDDFDVNVKQRGINKHDKWLKMYQGFCKENPALGKELDDAVYGNFNFNPQDLRDLKPIKAQATRISSGAILDRLSNMIPSLIGGSADLSGSTKAKGADGVYSVENRKGRNLAYGVREFAMAAINNGICLHRGLTPFASGFFVFADYMKPAIRLSSLMEIPVIYVLSHDSIAVGGDGPTHQPIEQLAMLRSQPNLNVFRPADFNETLGAYHTALQTKHTPSVILITRQDLPELEHSNVEMVKKGAYQVYGEDNNNDVVLLATGSEVSMAIAVAQKLEHDKKIKVKVVSMPCWELLEQQDAEYKTKLLEPNALIASIELGTTFGWERYTSNKGLNFGINTFGQSGPFQDVLEYFGFNVENIVNAIVNFKYQIIKS; encoded by the coding sequence ATGAAAAAATCGATTGATACAATTAAAATGTTGGGAGTTGAAGCAATTAATAAAGCAAATTCAGGTCATCCAGGAATTGTTCTTGGGGCGGCACCAATGGCCTATACTTTATTTACAAGACATTTAGTTGTTAATCCACAAGTAGATAAATGAACAAATCGTGATTGATTTGTTTTGGCAGCTGGGCATGGGAGTGTTTTATTATATAGTTTATTGCATTTATCAGGTTTTGATCTTAATATTGATGATTTACGCAATTTTCGCCAAGTTGTCTCAATTACTCCTGGCCATCCTGAATCACATTTAACTCCCGGAGTTGATGTTACAACTGGTCCGCTTGGACAAGGAATTGCAACGGCAGTAGGATTAGCCTTGGCAGAAACTCAATTAGCAGCAAAATACAATACAAAAAAATATCCGATTTATAATCATTATACTTATGTTATATGTGGTGATGGTGATTTACAAGAAGGTGTTACACAAGAAGCAATTTCTTTAGCGGGACATTGAAAATTAAATAAATTAATTGTTTTATTTGATTCAAATGATGTGCAATTAGATAATATGGTTAATGTTGCGCAAAGTGAAAATATTGGAAATCGTTTTAAAGCAGCGAATTGAAATTATCTTTTTGTTAAAGATGGTAATGATGTTGAAGAAATTGACCAAGCAATTATTAAAGCGAAAAAAAGTGATAAACCAACTTTAATTGAAGTAAAAACTATTATTGGTTATGGTGCAACTAAACAAGGAACACCGGCAGTTCATGGTGCCCCATTAGGAGCTGATATTGATACAATTCGCAAAATGCTAAAATGAAACTACAAACCATTTGAAGTTCCTAATGAAGTATATGATGATTTTGATGTTAATGTTAAACAACGGGGAATTAATAAGCATGATAAATGATTAAAAATGTATCAGGGATTTTGCAAAGAAAATCCAGCCTTAGGGAAAGAACTTGATGATGCAGTTTATGGTAATTTTAATTTTAATCCGCAAGATTTGCGTGATTTAAAACCAATTAAAGCCCAAGCAACACGGATTAGTAGTGGAGCAATTCTTGATCGTCTTTCAAATATGATTCCAAGTTTAATTGGAGGTAGTGCTGATTTAAGTGGCAGTACTAAAGCAAAAGGTGCTGATGGCGTTTATAGTGTTGAAAATCGTAAAGGGCGTAATTTAGCATATGGGGTCCGTGAATTTGCAATGGCCGCCATTAATAATGGAATTTGTCTTCATCGCGGATTAACACCTTTTGCAAGTGGATTCTTTGTTTTTGCGGATTATATGAAACCAGCAATTCGGTTAAGTTCATTAATGGAAATCCCCGTTATTTATGTGTTATCCCATGATTCAATTGCTGTTGGTGGAGATGGACCAACTCATCAACCAATTGAACAATTGGCAATGTTGCGTAGTCAACCAAATTTAAATGTTTTTCGTCCCGCTGATTTTAATGAAACATTAGGGGCTTATCATACAGCTTTACAAACAAAGCATACGCCAAGTGTTATTTTAATTACTCGGCAAGATTTACCAGAATTAGAACATTCAAATGTTGAAATGGTTAAAAAAGGAGCTTATCAAGTCTATGGTGAAGATAATAACAATGATGTTGTATTATTAGCAACAGGTAGTGAAGTAAGCATGGCTATTGCTGTGGCGCAAAAATTGGAGCATGATAAAAAAATTAAAGTAAAGGTCGTATCAATGCCATGTTGAGAATTATTAGAACAACAAGATGCTGAGTATAAAACAAAATTATTAGAACCAAACGCTCTAATTGCTTCAATTGAATTAGGAACAACTTTTGGATGAGAACGTTATACTTCAAATAAGGGGTTAAATTTTGGAATTAATACATTTGGCCAATCAGGCCCATTCCAAGATGTTTTAGAATATTTTGGCTTTAATGTTGAAAATATTGTTAATGCTATTGTAAATTTTAAATACCAAATCATAAAAAGTTAA
- a CDS encoding protein translocase SecDF, variant type, with amino-acid sequence MSKVGKKEQVKKIRKPKDRKAISRLIIRIGTLIVLVVAMIVGGFFSADGFRYSYRAGIAYSGGYQVQVNVFDKRASNYVHDSDMPNGDSKKGLELLRNKLDPLSNQNLYLQTLGRNSVEVVVGKDMFKSYSDLRKAIQRLGAIYLTDSKGNDLLVSDNNGTKERTPLSDVISSSITGVDQTRRPIITLQIKDQQKWDSIINGLKPSERGGQAQPLYIWTDIDQMIDDLRHDIDNMSSIQTLFNSEIKRSVSSSDWTKINKIFDMEYYDQSSAQMQSGNLLDNFGVPILQIREWMEDVRFRFTTVPQSQLIIDPNDKVAITNEYIDPLRPQLQKIIEYDKTLTEIYKQHIINWSSIKSGTGAAKNSNQILTSSETEVRQISNLINGGLSGLEFIIHGYRFVPPVVSGNIFKISMIILGILVLAIFVVLLIYYRLFGLIAVLTLLFTIIATFYFSSLLKVEISPESIAALIIAFGLSLEGNLLFFSRYKRERYENNIPFEPAMKIANKQTIAVFVDALVVLMILGLSLFWAGTNNIKSFAIILLVGLIIAIIMVFTVARLMYWIVIKLHWQEKYRWLDVSRFSLWTFLLKKRVTPPPAALPSKTTALNATMAPSSEREPTLTVETIEPILTIEGKKNKKVKHGKSTFYNITKWTLIIGIILLIIALAIGFAGKANIANSIKPGINITISEELWGTSGSERVPDEVAIEKLKTHIDNFRQTKNYSFSFNIYIIKKQESGASSRILVVSTNITKGTYERELKAIIATFYSASSEDPTVSLQQTNPVMEGYILKVAAISLGIGLACIFVYTLFRLDWAQFVGMVLAAVFTLIVTISIAIITHILITFEMSIAFLTIFGFTITFGTMVMVRAKQNKKAINIQEYETFFAYMSEHRVQMKRLHRAHKVYYQEELKKLALKHPDLKLKELKKKYHDQLHRIQMVAKDIKSKNHKIIREIRKEFRIYNYKHNFLQKVTNVTFKQMLQHCLTLGIMFAVLLITLAAFSGIWFGFNLVVLIGLIVGMFATLFVAIPIWVALEKYRALNKIRVKNYLDSQRVEIDEQIVIGIND; translated from the coding sequence GTGTCAAAAGTGGGAAAAAAAGAACAAGTTAAAAAAATTAGAAAACCAAAAGATAGAAAAGCAATTTCTCGATTAATTATTCGGATTGGAACATTAATTGTTTTAGTCGTGGCAATGATTGTTGGGGGTTTTTTTTCAGCGGATGGTTTTCGTTATTCATATCGAGCAGGGATTGCTTATTCAGGAGGTTATCAAGTTCAAGTTAATGTTTTTGATAAAAGAGCTTCTAATTATGTTCATGATTCTGATATGCCCAATGGTGACAGTAAAAAGGGATTAGAATTATTACGGAATAAATTAGATCCATTATCAAACCAAAACTTGTATTTGCAAACATTAGGCCGTAATTCAGTCGAAGTTGTTGTTGGAAAAGATATGTTTAAATCTTACAGTGACTTGAGGAAAGCAATTCAACGCTTAGGAGCAATTTATTTAACTGATAGTAAAGGAAATGATTTATTAGTTAGTGATAATAATGGTACAAAAGAACGAACACCATTAAGTGATGTTATTTCTAGTTCAATAACAGGGGTTGACCAAACCCGTCGACCAATTATTACTTTACAAATTAAAGATCAACAAAAATGAGATAGTATCATTAATGGTTTAAAACCGTCAGAACGAGGCGGTCAAGCACAGCCATTATATATTTGAACTGATATTGACCAAATGATTGATGATTTACGCCATGATATTGACAATATGTCATCAATTCAAACCTTATTTAATAGTGAGATTAAAAGGAGTGTTTCTTCAAGTGATTGAACAAAAATTAATAAAATTTTTGATATGGAATATTATGATCAAAGTTCTGCTCAAATGCAATCAGGAAACTTATTAGATAATTTTGGTGTACCAATTTTACAAATTAGAGAATGAATGGAAGATGTTCGTTTTCGTTTTACCACAGTACCCCAAAGTCAATTAATAATTGACCCAAATGATAAAGTGGCAATAACAAATGAGTACATTGACCCGTTACGCCCACAATTACAAAAAATTATTGAGTATGATAAGACTTTAACTGAAATATATAAACAACACATTATTAATTGAAGTTCAATTAAAAGTGGCACAGGGGCAGCTAAAAATTCAAACCAAATTTTAACATCAAGTGAAACAGAAGTCCGCCAAATTAGTAATTTAATTAATGGTGGATTAAGTGGTTTAGAATTTATTATTCATGGATACCGTTTTGTTCCACCTGTTGTCTCAGGTAATATCTTTAAAATTTCAATGATTATTTTAGGCATATTAGTCTTAGCTATCTTTGTTGTTTTATTAATTTATTATCGTTTATTTGGTTTAATTGCTGTTTTAACGTTATTATTTACAATTATTGCAACCTTTTATTTCTCATCGTTATTAAAGGTTGAAATTTCCCCAGAAAGTATTGCAGCCTTAATTATTGCCTTTGGTTTATCATTAGAAGGAAACTTACTCTTCTTCTCTCGTTATAAACGGGAACGCTATGAAAATAATATTCCGTTTGAACCGGCGATGAAAATTGCCAATAAACAAACAATCGCAGTGTTTGTTGATGCTTTAGTTGTTTTAATGATTTTAGGATTATCTCTATTTTGAGCAGGAACTAATAATATTAAATCTTTTGCCATAATTTTATTAGTGGGCTTAATTATTGCTATTATTATGGTCTTTACTGTTGCCCGTTTAATGTACTGAATTGTAATTAAGTTACATTGACAAGAGAAATATCGTTGATTAGATGTTTCACGCTTTTCATTATGAACATTCCTATTGAAAAAACGTGTAACCCCCCCCCCAGCCGCCTTGCCATCCAAAACAACGGCTTTAAATGCAACAATGGCTCCTAGTTCAGAAAGAGAGCCGACACTAACTGTTGAAACAATAGAACCAATCTTAACAATAGAAGGTAAAAAAAATAAAAAGGTAAAGCATGGTAAATCAACATTTTATAATATTACAAAATGAACCCTAATTATTGGAATTATTTTATTAATCATTGCCTTGGCAATTGGTTTTGCAGGAAAAGCTAATATTGCTAATTCAATTAAACCAGGAATTAATATTACGATTAGTGAGGAATTATGAGGAACTAGTGGATCTGAGCGAGTTCCTGATGAAGTAGCTATTGAAAAGTTAAAAACTCATATAGATAATTTCCGTCAAACCAAAAATTATAGTTTTAGTTTTAATATTTATATTATTAAGAAACAAGAAAGTGGCGCAAGTAGTCGTATTTTAGTTGTTAGTACAAATATTACCAAAGGAACTTATGAACGAGAATTAAAAGCAATTATTGCAACATTCTATAGCGCAAGCTCGGAGGACCCGACAGTGTCCTTACAACAAACGAATCCAGTTATGGAGGGTTATATTTTAAAAGTGGCGGCCATTAGTTTGGGAATTGGCTTAGCATGTATTTTTGTTTATACTTTATTCCGTTTAGATTGAGCTCAATTTGTTGGGATGGTATTAGCTGCTGTTTTTACCTTAATTGTTACAATTTCTATTGCCATTATTACGCATATTTTAATTACCTTTGAAATGTCAATTGCTTTCTTAACAATCTTTGGTTTTACCATTACCTTTGGGACAATGGTGATGGTCCGCGCGAAACAAAATAAAAAAGCAATTAATATTCAAGAGTATGAAACATTTTTTGCCTATATGTCAGAGCATCGTGTCCAAATGAAGCGCTTACATCGTGCGCATAAAGTTTATTATCAAGAGGAATTAAAAAAATTAGCATTAAAACATCCTGATTTAAAATTAAAAGAATTGAAAAAAAAATATCATGATCAATTGCACCGTATTCAAATGGTCGCAAAAGATATTAAAAGTAAAAATCATAAAATAATTCGAGAAATTCGCAAAGAGTTTCGAATTTATAATTATAAACATAACTTTTTACAAAAAGTTACCAATGTTACATTTAAACAAATGTTACAACATTGTCTAACTTTAGGAATTATGTTTGCAGTCTTATTAATTACCTTAGCGGCTTTTTCAGGAATATGATTTGGTTTTAATCTTGTTGTTTTAATTGGCTTAATTGTGGGAATGTTCGCAACATTATTTGTTGCAATTCCAATTTGAGTAGCATTAGAAAAATATCGTGCTTTAAATAAAATCCGTGTTAAAAATTACTTAGATTCACAACGTGTTGAAATTGATGAACAAATTGTCATTGGCATTAATGATTAA